The following are encoded in a window of Fusarium verticillioides 7600 chromosome 6, whole genome shotgun sequence genomic DNA:
- a CDS encoding ethanolaminephosphotransferase, whose protein sequence is MVYVRQKELPALREYKYSGVDHSLLSKYVLKPFYTKFVIKCFPMSMAPNLITLTGFSFVVANFLTLLWYTPTLDQDCPAWVYYSWALGLFLYQTFDAVDGTQARRTRQSGPLGELFDHGVDACNTSLEVLLFAASQNMGQSWQTVAVLFASLLTFYVQTWETYHTKTLTLGIVNGPVEGVLAIVLVFVFTGYVGGAHFWQQSMFHTIGVPSTIGIPSFIYNLTFTEWYLIQGSIVLVFNTVESSLNVIRARRARGDRSRGALLGLVPFFSIWSMVVAYLYLQPKIRECHLIPFALFAGLVNAYSVGQMITAHLVHLRFPYWNVLGLPLAFGVIDSLGPIFQRNLGFGWPSALGDNVYQVAFMFMMLGTAVGVYGSFVVDVIVTICDYLDIWCLTIKHPHVENEGAQTNGTKKD, encoded by the exons ATGGTCTACGTACGGCAAAAGGAGCTCCCCGCGCTCCGTGAGTACAAATACTCCGGTGTCGACCATTCACTGCTTTCCAAATATGTTCTAAAGCCCTTCTACACGAAATTCGTCATCAAGTGCTTCCCTATGAGCATGGCACCGAATTTGATCACTCTGACGGGCTTTTCATTCGTCGTTGCAAACTTCTTGACGCTGCTGTGGTATACTCCCACTCTTGACCAAGATTGCCCCGCCTGGGTGTATTATTCTTGGGCACTGGGCTTGTTCCTATATCAAACTTTCGATGCTGTGGACGGAACTCAAGC GCGCCGAACTCGGCAATCCGGACCTCTGGGTGAACTCTTCGATCATGGGGTAGATGCTTGCAATACCtcgcttgaggttcttctttttgctgcTTCTCAGAACATGGGACAGAGCTGGCAGACTGTGGCAGTCTTGTTCGCAT CCCTCTTGACGTTTTATGTTCAGACATGGGAGACTTATCACACCAAGACTCTCACTCTCGGTATCGTGAACGGACCCGTCGAGGGCGTTCTTGCGATCGTCCTGGTCTTCGTTTTCACTGGCTACGTTGGGGGTGCCCATTTCTGGCAGCAGAGCATGTTTCATACCATCGGTGTGCCTTCCACCATTGGCATCCCATCTTTCATCTACAACCTCACCTTTACCGAGTGGTATCTTATTCAGGGCAGTATTGTTCTTGTCTTCAATACTGTCGAGTCTTCACTCAACGTCATCCGCGCTCGACGTGCCCGTGGTGACCGTTCTCGAGGTGcgctccttggccttgtcccTTTCTTCAGCATCTGGTCTATGGTGGTTGCCTACCTTTATCTTCAACCCAAGATCCGCGAATGCCATCTCATCCCGTTTGCCCTCTTCGCCGGCCTTGTCAATGCCTACAGCGTCGGGCAGATGATCACTGCTCACCTTGTTCACCTGCGTTTCCCCTACTGGAACGTGCTGGGCCTGCCTCTTGCCTTTGGTGTCATCGACTCATTGGGCCCCATCTTCCAGCGTAACTTAGGGTTTGGCTGGCCCAGCGCTCTTGGCGATAATGTCTACCAAGTGGCTTTCATGTTCATGATGCTCGGAACCGCCGTCGGCGTCTACGGAAGTTTTGTCGTTGACGTTATCGTTACCATCTGCGATTACCTCGACATCTGGTGCCTCACCATTAAGCATCCTCATGTTGAAAACGAAGGTGCTCAGACCAATGGTACAAAGAAGGACTAA